TCGAGTACAGTCACTGGAACGCGATGCAAAGCCTGGGAGACTGGCTGAAGGAAAATGAAGTTCCCGGTCTGTTTGATATCGACACCCGCGCCCTGACCAAAATCCTCAGGGAAAAAGGTTCGATGTTGGGAAAAATCGTTTTCGAAGGAAACGAGGTCGATTTTTATGACCCGAATGAAGAAAATTTGGTCTCCCGTGTGAGCATCGACGAAGTAAAAACATACGGAAACGGCGACCACAAAGTGGTGCTGGTCGACTGTGGAGTGAAAAACAACATTATCCGGTGTTTATTGAGACGAAACACGACCGTCATCCGCGTGCCGTGGAACTATGATTTTAATACAATTGAGTGTGACGGGATTTTCCTCTCCAACGGACCGGGCGACCCGGCGATGGTACAGGAAACCGTGGAGAATGTCGGTAAAGCGTTGGATGATGTGAAGCCCATCATGGGTATCTGTCTTGGAAACCAGCTGCTCGGACGTGCTGCAGGCGGTGACACTTACAAATTAAAGTACGGACACCGGAGTCACAACCAACCTGTTCTCCTGACCGGAACGGACAAATGTTACATCACCTCGCAGAACCACGGGTTTGCCATCGACGACAAAACACTGCCTGAAGATTGGGAACCGATGTTCGTGAATGTGAACGACCAGACCAACGAAGGAATTCGTCACAAAACCAAGCCTTTCTTCTCTACCCAGTTCCACCCCGAGGCCTCATCGGGTCCGGTGGATACGGAGTTCCTCTTTGATGATTTCATCACCAACATCAAGAAGTACAAAAAGCAATGAACCGGCCGAATGAAACAGGCAACACAACTGTTCATTCATCATGCAAAACGATTGAAACTATGCTCAATAAAGATATCAAGAAAGTAATTGTCCTCGGTTCGGGGGCACTGAAAATCGGAGAAGCCGGCGAATTTGACTATTCCGGTTCGCAGGCACTCAAAGCGCTGAAAGAGGAAGGCGTCGAAACCGTTCTGATTAACCCGAATATTGCTACCATCCAGACATCGGAGAACATTGCCGACAAGGTGTATTTCCTTCCGGTGACGGCAAAATTTGTGGAAGAAGTGATTAAGAAAGAGCAGCCGGACGGCATTCTGCTGGCCTTTGGTGGTCAGACAGCCCTCAACTGCGGCGTCGATTTGTACCGTGGCGGTATTCTCGAAAAATATAATGTGCAGGTGGTGGGTACTCCGGTACAGTCCATCATTAATACCGAAGACCGGGAGATTTTTGCTGGCATTTTGGGCGAAATCAATGTGCGAACGCCGCGAAGCATCGCCTGTTCTTCCATCGAGGAAGCGAGGGCAGCTGCCGAAAAACTGGGCTTCCCGCTCATCATTCGTGCCGCCTATACCTTAGGAGGTATGGGTTCCGGCTTTAGCTCCAACATGGACGAGCTGAACAAACTGGCCGATAACGCCTTCTCCTACTCACCTCAGATTCTGGTGGAAGAATCGCTGAAAGGCTGGAAAGAGGTAGAGTACGAAGTGGTGCGCGACCGCTTCGACAACTGTATCACGGTGTGTAATATGGAAAACTTCGACCCGCTGGGTATACACACTGGGGAGTCGATTGTGGTGGCTCCGTCGCAAACCCTTTCCAATGCCGAGTACCACAAGCTGCGGGAACTCTCCATCAAAATCATCCGCAAAATCGGTGTGGTAGGGGAATGTAATGTGCAGTTCGCCCTCGACCCGAATTCTGAAGATTACCGGGTGATTGAGGTGAACGCCCGTCTGTCTCGCTCGTCAGCGCTGGCTTCCAAGGCTACCGGTTATCCGCTGGCTTTTGTGGCCGCTAAACTGGGACTCGGCTACGGTTTGCACGAGCTGAAAAATGCAGTGACCAAAGTAACCACTGCCGCTTTTGAGCCGGCGCTCGATTACGTGGTGGTGAAGATTCCACGCTGGGACCTCACTAAATTTACTGGTGTTTCGAAGAACCTCGGCTCGAGCATGAAATCGGTGGGTGAGATTATGGCCATCGGCCGCTCGTTCGAGGAAGCCATCCAGAAAGGTATCCGGATGGTTGGACTGGGCATGCACGGATTTGTAGCCAACAGCGGGCAAGCAAAAATCGACGATGTGGAAGAAGAGCTTCAGAAGCCAACCGACCGTCGTATTTTCGCCATCGCGGAAGCCTTCCATCACGGCCATTCGGTAGAAAAAGTGTGGGAAATGACCCGCATCGACAAGTGGTTCCTGCAAAAGCTGAACAATATTTATATTCTGCGTAACGAGCTGGAGAAACTCAGTAAACTGGAAGACATCCCGTACGAGATGCTCCTGCTCGCGAAGAAGCAAGGTTATTCCGATTTCCAGATTGCGCGTCTCGTTCTCAAAAGTGCCGATGAAAAAATCAACGGCGACCTGATTAAGGTGCGTGAATACCGGAAGAAACTGGGCATTTTGCCTTACGTGAAGCAAATCGATACGCTGGCTGGCGAATATCCGGCACAGACCAATTACCTCTACATGACCTACAACGGTTCGGAGCATGATATCGAATTCCAGCACGACGACCAGTCGGTGATTGTGCTGGGCTCGGGTGCTTACCGGATTGGTTCTTCCGTTGAATTTGACTGGTGTTCGGTGAATGCAGTCAACACCATCCGGCAGGAGAAGTATCGCGCCATCATGATCAACTACAATCCGGAAACGGTTTCGACCGACTACGATACCTGCGACCGGCTCTACTTCGACGAGCTCACCTTCGAGCGCGTGATGGACATCGTGGATTTGGAACAGCCCAAAGGAACGATTCTTTCCACGGGTGGTCAGATTCCGAACAACCTCGCCATGCGCCTGCACCGTCAACACGTCCCGATTCTGGGAACCTCGGCCGAGAAGATTGACAACGCCGAAGACCGGAATAAGTTCTCGGCCATGCTCGACCGTCTGGGAGTCGACCAGCCGCGCTGGAGCCAGCTGACGACCATTGAGGACATATACAAATTTGTGGATGAAGTCGGTTTCCCGGTTTTGATTCGTCCTTCGTATGTTCTGTCGGGAGCAGCCATGAATGTGGTTTCGAACCGCGACCAGTTGCAACATTTCCTCGAACTGGCCGCTCACGTTTCCAAAGAGCATCCGGTGGTGGTTTCCGAATTCATCGAAAATGCCAAGGAGATTGAGATTGACGCGGTAGCCAAGAATGGCGAAGTGGTGGCTTACGCGATTTCGGAACACGTAGAGTTTGCCGGTGTGCACTCCGGCGATGCGACCATCGTTTTCCCGCCGCAAAAGTTGTATGTGGAGACCATCCGCCGCATCAAGAAGATTTCGCGGCAGGTTGCCCAGGCACTGGAAATTACCGGTCCCTTTAACATGCAGTTCCTGGCCAAGGACAACGACATCAAGGTTATCGAGTGTAACCTGAGGGCTTCCCGCTCCTTCCCGTTTGTTTCCAAAGTATTGAAGACAAACCTGATTGAAATCGCCACGAAGGCGATGCTGGATGTTCCCTTCGAGAAGCCGGACAAATCGGCGTTTGAACTCGATTACGTGGGTGTGAAAGCGCCACAGTTC
This Prolixibacter sp. NT017 DNA region includes the following protein-coding sequences:
- the carA gene encoding glutamine-hydrolyzing carbamoyl-phosphate synthase small subunit produces the protein MQNVQKAKLILEDGTVFEGKSFGYEKSIAGEVVFYTAMTGYPESLTDPSYTGQILVSTYPMIGNYGVPNDVEENGIFRYFESDKIHVSALIISDYSFEYSHWNAMQSLGDWLKENEVPGLFDIDTRALTKILREKGSMLGKIVFEGNEVDFYDPNEENLVSRVSIDEVKTYGNGDHKVVLVDCGVKNNIIRCLLRRNTTVIRVPWNYDFNTIECDGIFLSNGPGDPAMVQETVENVGKALDDVKPIMGICLGNQLLGRAAGGDTYKLKYGHRSHNQPVLLTGTDKCYITSQNHGFAIDDKTLPEDWEPMFVNVNDQTNEGIRHKTKPFFSTQFHPEASSGPVDTEFLFDDFITNIKKYKKQ
- the carB gene encoding carbamoyl-phosphate synthase (glutamine-hydrolyzing) large subunit — encoded protein: MLNKDIKKVIVLGSGALKIGEAGEFDYSGSQALKALKEEGVETVLINPNIATIQTSENIADKVYFLPVTAKFVEEVIKKEQPDGILLAFGGQTALNCGVDLYRGGILEKYNVQVVGTPVQSIINTEDREIFAGILGEINVRTPRSIACSSIEEARAAAEKLGFPLIIRAAYTLGGMGSGFSSNMDELNKLADNAFSYSPQILVEESLKGWKEVEYEVVRDRFDNCITVCNMENFDPLGIHTGESIVVAPSQTLSNAEYHKLRELSIKIIRKIGVVGECNVQFALDPNSEDYRVIEVNARLSRSSALASKATGYPLAFVAAKLGLGYGLHELKNAVTKVTTAAFEPALDYVVVKIPRWDLTKFTGVSKNLGSSMKSVGEIMAIGRSFEEAIQKGIRMVGLGMHGFVANSGQAKIDDVEEELQKPTDRRIFAIAEAFHHGHSVEKVWEMTRIDKWFLQKLNNIYILRNELEKLSKLEDIPYEMLLLAKKQGYSDFQIARLVLKSADEKINGDLIKVREYRKKLGILPYVKQIDTLAGEYPAQTNYLYMTYNGSEHDIEFQHDDQSVIVLGSGAYRIGSSVEFDWCSVNAVNTIRQEKYRAIMINYNPETVSTDYDTCDRLYFDELTFERVMDIVDLEQPKGTILSTGGQIPNNLAMRLHRQHVPILGTSAEKIDNAEDRNKFSAMLDRLGVDQPRWSQLTTIEDIYKFVDEVGFPVLIRPSYVLSGAAMNVVSNRDQLQHFLELAAHVSKEHPVVVSEFIENAKEIEIDAVAKNGEVVAYAISEHVEFAGVHSGDATIVFPPQKLYVETIRRIKKISRQVAQALEITGPFNMQFLAKDNDIKVIECNLRASRSFPFVSKVLKTNLIEIATKAMLDVPFEKPDKSAFELDYVGVKAPQFSFHRLLNADPVLGVDMASTGEVACIGENFYEALLKSMLSVGYRIPKKSILISSGPTRGKVELLNSARMLKERGFTIYATGGTHKFFLDNGIQTELAYWPDEEDQSPNTLELIRDKKVEMVINIPKNHTKRELSNGYQIRRNAVDFNIPLLTNARVASAYIYAITKMSEEDIIIKSWNEYK